A window of Mucilaginibacter paludis DSM 18603 contains these coding sequences:
- a CDS encoding TonB-dependent receptor → MKKFIKLTTLFMLCFSITVFAQSGKIQGTVTTTSGEAIVKTTVKLLNTNYGDISDSQGKYSINNLAGGNYTISVSAVGYASQLKALELKKGQVLILDFKLAESSSQLNEVTVSSEKRQEAIQKIPAAITSLDAKQIRDYRLWDITNLTAIAPNLFVVEHGNSTSSNFFNIRGVMGFSNEQAVATYVDGVYQFDYFSAPPLFNDVQSIEILRGPQGTLYGRNAYGGVVNITTKQPGNTPSGYAEMIFGNYGQQRYTVSLSEPIVKDKLFSSGSFSYNHRGSIYYNEFTKSGFDRREDYSGNFNLRYLPSAKWSLALNAKLENDNDRGSFPWITSYKDVYAKAYQVNTNNTNVERRNNFNTSLAANYYGKNFNFTSVSSYIDWHAYYEGRGVDYDYSPLDIISTAPDQRQHVFSQEIRFSSPSASQSKLKWVAGAYGFTQNTHMNAPVFSGPDAVQKDGTPIPPSTTTSISRGNNKGYAFFGQATYSLARKLDFTAGIRYDHETRDLNQYADYEQEPNPVVSSPKQFYKANFHAVTPKFVLSYQLQENMLLYGSYARGFRAGGLNTNATDPAQVPYQPEHSDNYEIGWKNTFLDNKLKLNLTAFYLQQHNQQISTAMDGINALILNVGEMHNKGVELELTALPVKGLQIDWNASYSHARYTSLLLYSTDAKAVVNYKGGQPINTPPVTSMLSAQYTYGFKGSKQQLAAFVRGEYRYLDKYYFDFVNGLSQPAYSLFNAKAGITCKHFELNFWARNITDKKYIPYGSFSTFLLGTPRTYGTTLIAKL, encoded by the coding sequence ATGAAAAAATTTATAAAACTTACAACCCTTTTCATGCTATGCTTTAGCATAACAGTATTCGCTCAATCAGGCAAAATACAGGGTACGGTTACGACCACCAGTGGAGAAGCGATCGTCAAAACAACGGTTAAATTACTCAATACCAATTATGGCGATATTTCAGACAGTCAGGGTAAATATAGCATCAACAATTTAGCAGGTGGAAATTATACCATCAGTGTTTCAGCGGTCGGCTACGCCTCGCAATTGAAAGCCCTTGAATTAAAAAAGGGCCAAGTGCTGATCCTTGATTTCAAGCTGGCCGAAAGTAGCAGCCAATTAAATGAGGTCACCGTATCTTCAGAAAAACGCCAGGAAGCGATCCAGAAAATACCGGCCGCGATTACTTCTTTAGATGCCAAACAGATCAGGGATTACCGTTTATGGGATATTACCAATCTGACGGCCATCGCCCCGAATCTATTTGTGGTGGAACACGGCAATAGTACCAGCTCTAACTTCTTTAATATACGTGGCGTAATGGGCTTTTCTAATGAGCAGGCCGTAGCTACTTACGTCGATGGTGTTTATCAATTCGATTATTTTTCCGCGCCGCCCTTGTTCAATGATGTGCAGAGTATCGAGATATTGCGTGGTCCGCAGGGAACGCTATATGGGCGTAACGCTTATGGAGGTGTGGTTAATATCACGACCAAACAACCCGGTAACACACCTTCCGGCTATGCGGAAATGATTTTTGGTAATTACGGCCAGCAGCGTTATACGGTCAGTCTTTCAGAGCCTATTGTGAAAGATAAGCTGTTTAGCAGCGGCTCTTTTAGCTATAATCACCGTGGCTCGATCTATTATAATGAGTTTACCAAAAGCGGTTTTGACCGCAGGGAGGACTACTCCGGTAACTTTAACTTACGTTACCTCCCTTCAGCGAAATGGTCACTGGCATTAAATGCGAAACTGGAGAATGACAATGACCGGGGCAGTTTTCCCTGGATAACTTCTTATAAAGATGTTTATGCAAAGGCCTACCAGGTAAACACTAATAACACCAATGTAGAACGCCGGAATAATTTCAACACCTCTTTGGCGGCCAATTACTACGGTAAGAATTTCAACTTCACTTCGGTATCTTCCTACATCGACTGGCATGCTTATTACGAGGGAAGAGGCGTTGATTATGATTATAGTCCATTAGACATCATTAGTACTGCGCCTGATCAGCGGCAACATGTTTTTAGCCAGGAGATCCGGTTTAGCTCACCATCGGCAAGCCAAAGCAAGCTTAAATGGGTGGCTGGTGCCTACGGTTTTACGCAAAATACCCATATGAATGCACCTGTTTTTTCCGGGCCGGATGCCGTGCAAAAAGACGGAACCCCCATTCCACCTTCTACCACGACCAGCATCAGCCGCGGAAACAACAAGGGTTATGCTTTTTTCGGGCAGGCTACGTACTCACTTGCCCGCAAACTGGATTTCACCGCCGGTATCCGCTACGACCACGAGACCCGTGACCTTAATCAATATGCTGATTACGAACAGGAACCTAATCCCGTAGTATCTTCGCCAAAACAATTTTACAAGGCGAACTTCCATGCGGTAACGCCAAAATTTGTATTGAGTTACCAATTACAGGAAAACATGCTGCTGTACGGCAGCTATGCACGCGGCTTCCGTGCCGGCGGGTTGAATACCAACGCGACCGATCCGGCACAGGTCCCTTACCAGCCCGAACATTCGGACAACTACGAGATCGGCTGGAAAAACACTTTTTTGGATAATAAGCTAAAACTAAACCTGACGGCATTTTACCTGCAGCAGCATAACCAGCAGATCAGTACCGCCATGGACGGCATCAATGCCCTGATCCTTAACGTGGGCGAGATGCACAACAAAGGCGTAGAACTGGAATTAACAGCCTTGCCTGTAAAAGGCCTGCAGATCGACTGGAACGCGAGTTATTCACATGCCCGTTATACTTCATTGCTGTTATATAGCACGGATGCGAAAGCCGTGGTGAATTACAAAGGCGGCCAACCCATCAATACGCCGCCGGTTACTTCGATGCTGTCAGCGCAGTATACCTATGGCTTTAAGGGAAGCAAACAACAGTTAGCCGCCTTCGTCAGGGGCGAATACCGTTACCTGGACAAATATTATTTCGATTTTGTGAACGGTTTAAGCCAGCCGGCCTATAGCCTGTTCAATGCCAAAGCGGGTATAACCTGCAAGCATTTTGAACTGAATTTCTGGGCTCGGAATATCACGGATAAAAAATACATACCATATGGCTCCTTTAGCACCTTCCTGTTAGGAACCCCAAGGACTTACGGAACAACATTGATCGCTAAATTGTAA
- a CDS encoding DJ-1/PfpI family protein yields the protein MIKRIILIVVIIGIHQIVNAQMMVNARMGQKKFDKPLNVAVFVYNGVGLGDMNGPIDVFTKAGNMTGGQYHVYTVALKPGTVTTQAGGLKFMPDYTADQMPQPDILVIPGGSVGLADSMRYNQPVLNFIKQYGEKAQVLMSICTAAYFVGQTGAFDGHKVTTHFFQAEDLQKQFPKSTVIQDVRFVDDGKLVTASGVTTGIDASLHLVARFSGDRMEKLVEGAIQYNMKEHDEWPEAVGGMRFDRGMREQLKMLMPHQ from the coding sequence ATGATAAAAAGGATCATCTTAATTGTGGTAATCATTGGCATCCACCAGATAGTGAATGCGCAGATGATGGTGAATGCCCGCATGGGGCAGAAAAAATTTGACAAGCCGCTGAATGTTGCGGTCTTTGTTTATAATGGTGTTGGGCTGGGTGATATGAACGGCCCGATTGATGTGTTTACTAAAGCTGGTAATATGACCGGCGGCCAGTATCATGTTTATACAGTAGCCTTAAAGCCGGGAACTGTAACTACGCAGGCTGGCGGGTTAAAATTCATGCCGGATTACACGGCTGATCAGATGCCCCAGCCCGACATTTTGGTTATTCCAGGCGGCTCGGTAGGCTTGGCGGACTCGATGCGTTACAATCAGCCGGTACTAAATTTTATCAAGCAATATGGAGAAAAGGCCCAGGTGTTGATGTCCATTTGCACGGCGGCCTATTTCGTTGGCCAAACCGGCGCATTTGACGGACACAAGGTAACCACGCATTTTTTCCAGGCAGAAGATCTGCAAAAACAGTTTCCCAAGTCAACGGTGATCCAGGATGTTCGTTTCGTGGATGATGGAAAATTGGTGACTGCTTCTGGTGTAACTACCGGTATCGACGCCTCGCTGCACCTGGTTGCCCGCTTTAGTGGTGACCGGATGGAAAAGTTAGTGGAGGGCGCTATACAATATAATATGAAGGAACACGACGAATGGCCCGAAGCAGTGGGCGGGATGAGGTTTGACCGTGGTATGCGTGAACAACTTAAAATGTTAATGCCACATCAATAG
- a CDS encoding outer membrane beta-barrel protein yields MLFGVKYGIVYESVSKFYDKENFKSLSLPGAHLGLFVSPKSPFTNVRYVIGLNYSKRLYKILNKNNLDISNTYSSTFFEIPINIQYKIITKKLYFDFNLGPTFSCWKSYSIKQSIPDIYNTNITKDNQEIVTIKNNVINIELNGAKYNRLQIGASAGVGFGRRIDKRIDILADVNLQKSLSGQLKNSQYQRKSSLLLLDLGVIYSIY; encoded by the coding sequence ATGCTTTTCGGCGTAAAATATGGTATAGTATATGAATCTGTTTCTAAGTTTTATGATAAGGAGAATTTTAAATCCTTATCGTTACCAGGAGCGCACTTGGGATTATTTGTATCACCCAAATCACCCTTTACCAACGTACGGTACGTCATTGGATTAAATTATTCTAAAAGACTATATAAAATATTGAACAAGAACAATCTTGATATTTCTAATACCTATAGTTCGACTTTTTTTGAAATACCAATTAACATACAATATAAAATCATCACAAAAAAGCTTTATTTTGATTTTAATCTCGGTCCTACATTTAGTTGTTGGAAATCTTATTCAATCAAGCAAAGCATTCCTGATATCTATAATACAAACATTACTAAAGATAATCAAGAAATTGTTACTATAAAAAACAATGTGATCAATATTGAACTTAATGGAGCAAAATATAATCGTTTGCAAATCGGAGCTTCTGCCGGAGTAGGATTTGGACGGAGGATTGATAAGCGAATCGATATCTTAGCAGATGTGAATTTGCAAAAAAGCTTATCTGGACAACTTAAAAATAGTCAATATCAAAGAAAAAGCAGCCTCCTTTTACTTGATTTGGGTGTGATATATAGCATTTATTAA
- a CDS encoding TonB-dependent receptor: MKFLYIIILFLFSIPALGQTIKGNITSTDGEPLSNISVKLEGTDFGTRTADNGDFTLRNIKPGTYTLVASGIGYSASKQNLIVINGKNNFMTLELDKATQQLSEVIIGSRRTRQRDKASSIAARLPLSNIENPQSINTVSNQVITEQGATDLNSIIKNIPGVVKAWSSVSAYYTSRGFNTRNYIRNGVSGYSTADPDIVNIEQLVAVKGPSGTLFGSTLASFGGVLNRITKKPFDTTHVEIAYQGGSYDLNRFTADINTPLNKDKTVLLRVNASQHYEGSFQDAGFLRSTFIAPSIFYKASDRLSFSLDAEFYNREGTSLPQITPVGPIQPGSTKIWASNPSQLPLDYKRYYGNNSVTLKDPARSFYGQVTYKISDQWTSQTNLTRTGTENTGNYLTFTLLKGDSALVRNVSNYPASLITISQIQQNFIGDFKLGKLRNRLVVGLEFYQNSSAFASNSLAGSGGRKAFDTLFVTRSMPNYELIGPANIANKLNGLAAIYSSSRVNTYAAYASDVINVTDRLSALLSLRVDRFNNKGTTNTTTNVTTGNYDQTAFAPKFGLVYQVVKDHVSLFGNYNNGFQNVAPATQPDGSVSAFKPQYANQLEGGLKAELAHDLLSATISYYNIKVENTLRPDVLRPTFTVQEGTQFSRGVEIDLFSRPVNGLLINAGLSYNDSKLTSANGTVNGLRPVNSGPDKTVNFYTSYILPFTSMQGLGVGFGGNYYSRNLIVNNTTNGQFYLNSYALFNGAIFYNRPRYRFAINADNLGDKQYYNGGFGTITPGMLRRYMATLTLIF, encoded by the coding sequence ATGAAATTTCTATACATTATCATTCTATTTTTATTTTCTATTCCAGCCCTTGGGCAAACCATTAAAGGTAATATCACTTCTACCGACGGGGAACCCCTAAGCAATATCAGCGTGAAATTGGAGGGAACCGATTTCGGTACACGTACCGCGGACAACGGTGATTTTACGCTCCGAAATATAAAACCGGGCACCTACACCTTAGTGGCTTCCGGCATCGGTTATTCCGCTAGCAAACAAAACCTCATCGTCATTAACGGCAAAAACAATTTCATGACACTCGAACTCGATAAAGCTACACAGCAATTATCTGAAGTAATAATAGGCAGCCGCAGGACCCGCCAGCGGGATAAGGCGAGCAGCATTGCAGCGAGGCTGCCATTAAGCAATATCGAGAACCCTCAGTCGATTAATACCGTCTCTAACCAGGTCATTACTGAGCAGGGAGCTACTGACCTGAACAGTATCATTAAAAACATTCCCGGTGTGGTTAAAGCCTGGTCATCCGTTTCTGCTTATTATACCAGCCGCGGCTTTAATACCCGCAATTATATCCGAAATGGCGTATCAGGCTATTCTACCGCGGATCCGGATATCGTCAATATAGAACAATTGGTGGCTGTCAAGGGGCCATCCGGAACATTGTTCGGCAGCACCTTGGCATCCTTCGGTGGTGTTCTTAACCGCATTACCAAAAAGCCTTTTGATACCACACATGTGGAGATTGCTTATCAGGGAGGCAGCTATGATTTAAACCGTTTTACGGCAGATATCAATACACCGCTTAACAAAGACAAAACCGTTTTATTACGTGTCAACGCCTCACAGCATTACGAAGGTAGTTTCCAGGATGCCGGTTTCTTGCGCAGCACATTTATTGCGCCAAGCATTTTTTATAAAGCCAGCGACCGCCTCAGCTTCTCGCTTGATGCGGAGTTCTACAACCGGGAAGGGACATCCTTACCGCAGATCACGCCGGTAGGCCCTATACAACCTGGATCAACCAAAATATGGGCGAGCAATCCATCCCAGTTACCACTGGACTATAAGCGTTATTATGGCAACAATAGCGTAACGTTAAAAGATCCAGCCCGGAGCTTTTACGGCCAGGTGACCTACAAAATCTCCGACCAGTGGACATCTCAAACAAACCTAACCAGAACAGGCACAGAAAATACCGGCAACTATTTGACTTTTACATTACTGAAAGGCGACAGTGCGCTTGTACGTAATGTATCCAATTACCCGGCCAGTCTAATTACAATCAGCCAGATCCAGCAAAACTTTATCGGCGATTTTAAGCTGGGTAAACTACGTAACCGCCTGGTTGTTGGTTTGGAGTTTTACCAGAACTCATCTGCTTTCGCGTCTAATTCACTTGCCGGCTCTGGTGGCCGCAAAGCGTTTGACACCTTGTTTGTTACCCGTTCTATGCCGAATTACGAACTGATCGGCCCGGCAAATATCGCTAACAAATTAAATGGGCTTGCAGCTATCTATTCTTCATCCAGAGTAAATACTTATGCAGCCTATGCTTCTGATGTAATTAACGTCACTGACCGTTTATCGGCATTGTTAAGTTTAAGGGTTGATCGTTTTAATAACAAAGGTACAACCAATACAACCACCAACGTCACCACAGGCAATTATGACCAGACTGCTTTTGCGCCCAAATTTGGATTGGTTTACCAAGTCGTGAAAGACCACGTATCCCTGTTTGGTAACTATAACAACGGTTTTCAAAACGTAGCGCCTGCTACCCAGCCGGATGGTTCGGTATCGGCGTTTAAACCCCAATATGCCAACCAATTGGAAGGTGGTCTGAAAGCTGAATTGGCTCATGACCTGTTGAGCGCTACGATCAGCTATTACAATATCAAAGTTGAGAATACACTAAGGCCTGATGTTTTACGACCGACGTTTACCGTTCAGGAAGGCACACAGTTTAGCAGAGGGGTAGAAATTGATCTGTTTTCCCGCCCGGTCAATGGCCTGCTCATCAATGCTGGATTATCTTATAATGACAGTAAGCTTACTTCTGCAAACGGAACGGTCAATGGCCTGCGCCCCGTAAATTCCGGCCCGGACAAAACAGTTAACTTTTACACCAGTTACATTCTTCCCTTCACGTCGATGCAGGGTTTGGGCGTCGGTTTTGGCGGCAATTATTATAGCCGTAACCTGATCGTTAACAATACGACCAACGGGCAATTCTACCTGAATAGTTATGCGTTATTCAATGGTGCTATATTTTACAACCGTCCGCGCTACCGCTTTGCTATTAATGCAGATAACCTGGGCGATAAACAATATTACAACGGTGGCTTTGGAACCATCACTCCCGGTATGCTGCGCAGATACATGGCTACCTTAACTCTTATATTCTAA
- a CDS encoding SCO family protein, whose protein sequence is MKKQICYLAGVLLIAACHSAPKELPILGPREAVQKTVNGKTVTDTVYQTIPAFKFLNQDSAMIDNHTFDGKIYVADFFFTSCPTICPVMHRNLLKVYEKYKGHQEVMLLSHSIDFKYDIPHVLKKYADKLGITGTQWEFVHGSKEAVYTLAQKNYLVSVAQDAGQPGGYVHQGYLVLIDKEKRVRGAYDGTDEKQVEQMMKDMDTLLSAYTH, encoded by the coding sequence ATGAAAAAACAAATTTGTTACCTGGCCGGTGTATTGCTGATCGCTGCCTGTCATTCGGCCCCCAAAGAATTGCCCATATTAGGCCCGCGAGAGGCGGTTCAAAAAACGGTGAATGGCAAAACCGTCACAGATACGGTCTACCAGACGATCCCAGCCTTTAAGTTCCTTAATCAGGATAGCGCGATGATCGATAATCATACTTTTGACGGCAAGATCTATGTAGCTGATTTCTTTTTTACCTCCTGTCCGACGATCTGCCCGGTCATGCACCGGAACCTGCTGAAAGTATATGAAAAATATAAAGGGCACCAGGAAGTGATGTTGTTATCCCATAGCATTGATTTTAAGTATGATATCCCGCATGTGCTGAAAAAATACGCGGATAAACTGGGGATTACCGGAACGCAGTGGGAGTTTGTCCATGGCAGCAAGGAAGCTGTTTATACACTGGCGCAAAAGAACTACCTTGTATCGGTTGCACAGGATGCCGGACAACCCGGTGGCTATGTTCACCAGGGATACCTCGTACTGATCGATAAAGAAAAGCGGGTTCGCGGAGCTTATGACGGTACAGATGAAAAACAGGTAGAACAAATGATGAAAGATATGGATACCTTGTTGTCAGCCTATACCCATTAA
- a CDS encoding PKD domain-containing protein, giving the protein MNKHNLIPLIVIIFLVFSSCNKKNDSPDKKPNTQFGIFQLAGNPAQFSVDTTSNYFASTDEEIVTRNLTEGAKTFIWDFGDGSTSTELSPRHIYAKSGKYSLKLTAINKDNVNNVKVKTVNVTEKVLTLIRISSLNFNSGFIDQLSWPADQRANVYVEVKELQNNIFPEYTNLSYNGEVIYKSDLLKNITVKDVPIVINVNSGKTISKLKLLNGRYGFNIHVIDSSGTDHIISSNWGSGVILSYQTLILEKKFLIQTQFNGVSVNFECNDR; this is encoded by the coding sequence ATGAATAAACATAATCTTATCCCATTAATAGTGATAATCTTCCTAGTTTTTTCGTCTTGTAATAAAAAGAATGATAGTCCTGATAAAAAGCCAAATACGCAATTTGGCATATTTCAGTTGGCGGGAAATCCTGCACAATTTTCTGTTGATACAACATCGAACTACTTTGCTTCTACAGATGAAGAAATTGTTACAAGAAATCTAACAGAAGGAGCAAAAACATTCATTTGGGATTTTGGTGATGGTAGTACGTCGACAGAGCTATCACCTAGACATATATATGCTAAATCAGGCAAATATTCTCTCAAATTAACGGCAATTAACAAGGATAATGTAAATAATGTCAAGGTTAAAACGGTCAATGTTACTGAGAAAGTGCTTACTTTAATTAGGATTTCCTCACTTAATTTTAATTCCGGTTTTATTGATCAATTGTCTTGGCCAGCTGATCAACGTGCAAATGTGTATGTGGAAGTTAAGGAGCTTCAAAATAATATTTTTCCTGAATATACAAACCTTAGTTATAATGGTGAAGTGATTTATAAATCTGACCTTTTGAAAAATATTACAGTAAAAGATGTTCCTATAGTTATAAATGTCAATTCAGGTAAAACTATCAGTAAATTAAAACTGTTGAATGGCAGATACGGATTCAATATTCATGTGATTGATTCTTCCGGTACTGACCATATAATTAGTTCTAATTGGGGATCGGGAGTTATATTAAGTTACCAGACACTCATCTTAGAAAAAAAATTCCTTATACAAACTCAATTCAACGGTGTATCAGTAAACTTTGAATGCAATGATAGATAA
- a CDS encoding S41 family peptidase, which produces MTIRQSYYIFILLLFIAGGCKKNTPIKPSKQYKNFSEVFEGFVSNMAKRYMFWDRENVELDDIKSKYSPLFAELNIHDPKDIAKSVNYFHDISKNLVDNHFQINFLVSPVRGRIIFPSSERKLSDIGIIFPYTDVVCNYLDPGYKLSHFSLFSASNDKLDLLTGLINGNIIYLRFNAFNIQRAINSSEEINQTFQQFLAYLKETQFKPYALVIDVRQNRGGDLSDLSFLAGYIVAKDVKFGYYRTKNGANPLDYTEWIDARLLARNSIAPNISKIVLLTDRNTASAAESLIFYFKSFPNTTIIGETTWGATGLLTDPNMFNTGNFELPGFMSVQMTSVSFKYLDGRSYENQGIEPNLVIPTDVKSLKAGKDPQIEAAIKFINSSN; this is translated from the coding sequence ATGACTATTAGGCAAAGTTATTACATATTTATTCTACTGCTTTTTATAGCTGGAGGTTGTAAAAAAAACACCCCAATAAAACCGTCTAAACAGTACAAAAATTTTTCTGAAGTTTTTGAAGGATTCGTTAGCAATATGGCCAAACGTTATATGTTTTGGGATAGGGAAAATGTTGAATTGGATGACATCAAATCTAAATACTCGCCACTTTTTGCGGAACTCAATATCCATGATCCTAAAGATATAGCGAAAAGCGTGAATTATTTTCATGATATATCGAAAAATTTGGTTGATAATCATTTTCAAATCAATTTTTTAGTAAGTCCAGTTAGAGGCAGAATTATTTTTCCCTCGTCTGAAAGAAAACTGTCCGATATAGGAATTATTTTTCCTTACACAGATGTCGTTTGTAATTACCTGGATCCTGGGTATAAACTATCGCATTTTTCACTTTTTTCAGCCTCAAATGACAAATTAGATCTACTTACTGGATTGATTAACGGTAATATCATTTACTTACGTTTTAACGCCTTTAATATTCAAAGAGCAATAAATTCCAGTGAAGAAATAAATCAAACCTTTCAACAATTTCTTGCTTATTTGAAAGAAACACAATTTAAACCATATGCTCTTGTTATTGATGTTAGGCAAAATAGAGGAGGAGATTTGTCTGATCTATCTTTTTTAGCGGGGTATATAGTCGCTAAAGACGTAAAATTTGGGTATTACAGAACTAAGAATGGTGCAAATCCATTAGACTATACTGAATGGATTGATGCACGATTATTAGCACGCAATTCAATCGCGCCGAACATATCGAAAATTGTTCTGTTAACAGACAGAAATACGGCATCGGCTGCTGAGTCTTTAATCTTCTATTTTAAAAGTTTTCCTAATACCACAATAATTGGAGAAACTACTTGGGGAGCAACAGGTTTATTGACTGACCCAAATATGTTTAATACCGGAAATTTTGAGTTGCCTGGATTTATGTCAGTACAAATGACATCTGTATCCTTTAAGTATTTAGACGGCCGTTCGTATGAAAATCAAGGTATTGAGCCTAACTTGGTTATTCCCACGGATGTTAAATCTCTTAAAGCAGGAAAAGATCCTCAAATAGAAGCTGCGATTAAATTCATAAATTCCAGTAATTAA
- a CDS encoding SCO family protein, producing MRPNNLKKKKEDKRRGLRITAGTLILIAVIAVIWSSSNVKPPRLPFLGDPVYKKKNTAQGPKTDTIYPIIPPFSFTDQQRQPVSNSTYKGHIYIADFFFTSCPTICPVMSRNLKKVYDHYADVPGLMFLSHTIDPKFDTPDVLNRYAEKLGADSKRWHFVTGPKEVIYQLAENGYYSHAEKDDAEKGGFIHSGAFILIDKLGRMRGMYDGTNDSEVGQLIRDIKVLLTE from the coding sequence ATGAGACCAAATAACTTGAAAAAAAAGAAGGAAGATAAGCGCCGGGGCTTGCGCATAACCGCGGGTACCCTGATCCTGATCGCTGTCATTGCGGTAATATGGTCAAGCAGCAACGTTAAGCCTCCGAGACTGCCATTCCTTGGGGATCCGGTTTATAAAAAGAAAAATACTGCTCAAGGACCAAAAACAGATACGATCTATCCGATAATTCCACCTTTTTCCTTTACAGATCAGCAACGGCAACCTGTGAGCAACAGTACCTATAAGGGACATATTTATATAGCTGATTTTTTCTTCACTTCCTGCCCGACGATCTGCCCTGTTATGAGCCGTAACCTTAAAAAGGTTTATGACCATTACGCCGATGTGCCCGGGCTAATGTTCCTGTCACATACCATTGACCCTAAGTTTGACACACCTGATGTATTGAACCGGTATGCAGAGAAACTCGGCGCGGACAGCAAACGCTGGCATTTTGTAACCGGCCCCAAAGAGGTTATTTATCAACTGGCAGAAAATGGCTATTACTCACATGCAGAAAAAGATGATGCTGAAAAAGGCGGCTTTATACATAGTGGGGCGTTTATTCTGATCGACAAACTGGGCCGTATGCGCGGTATGTATGACGGCACCAACGATTCTGAAGTTGGTCAATTGATCAGAGATATCAAAGTACTCTTAACAGAATAA